In Flavobacterium sp. N1736, the following are encoded in one genomic region:
- a CDS encoding peptidylprolyl isomerase, whose product MENGIYAKFNTSKGSILVKLTHDLTPGTVGNFVALAEGNMENKVKPQGQKFYDGLTFHRVIPDFMIQGGCPKGTGTGDPGYKFDDEFHPSLKHDRPGVLAMANSGPASNGSQFYITHVPTSWLDGKHTVFGHVIEGQDVVDAVAQGDNLDAVEIIRVGEEAEKFNAIEAFIGLKGARLKRDAALKAESEAKMEQLAAGFDRTESGLRYKMINKGDGKKAEAGKTVAVHYEGSLENGKVFDSSYPRKKPIEFRLGQGQVIEGWDEGIALLQVGDKARFVIPSDLAYGASGAGGVIPPNATLIFDVELMDVK is encoded by the coding sequence ATGGAAAACGGAATATACGCTAAATTCAACACAAGCAAAGGTTCGATTTTAGTAAAACTAACACACGACTTAACACCAGGAACCGTAGGGAATTTTGTAGCTCTTGCAGAAGGAAATATGGAAAATAAAGTAAAACCTCAAGGACAAAAATTCTATGACGGATTAACATTTCACAGAGTAATTCCTGATTTTATGATTCAGGGTGGATGTCCAAAAGGAACAGGAACTGGTGATCCCGGTTATAAATTTGATGATGAATTTCACCCAAGTTTAAAACATGATCGTCCGGGAGTTTTAGCAATGGCAAATTCAGGTCCTGCAAGTAACGGTTCTCAATTTTATATCACTCACGTTCCAACTTCTTGGTTAGATGGAAAACATACTGTTTTTGGTCACGTTATCGAAGGTCAGGATGTGGTTGATGCTGTTGCTCAGGGAGATAATCTTGACGCTGTAGAAATTATCAGAGTTGGTGAAGAGGCTGAAAAATTCAATGCTATTGAAGCTTTTATTGGTTTAAAAGGTGCTCGTCTAAAAAGAGATGCAGCTTTAAAAGCAGAATCTGAAGCAAAAATGGAGCAATTAGCTGCAGGTTTTGACAGAACAGAAAGTGGTTTACGTTATAAAATGATCAATAAAGGAGATGGTAAAAAGGCAGAAGCAGGTAAAACAGTTGCTGTACATTACGAAGGTTCTCTTGAAAACGGAAAAGTTTTTGATTCATCTTATCCACGTAAAAAACCAATCGAATTTAGATTAGGTCAAGGTCAGGTTATTGAAGGATGGGACGAAGGTATCGCTTTATTACAAGTAGGAGATAAAGCTCGTTTTGTAATTCCATCTGATTTAGCATATGGAGCTTCAGGAGCTGGAGGAGTTATTCCACCAAACGCTACTTTGATTTTCGACGTTGAATTAATGGACGTTAAATAA
- a CDS encoding PUR family DNA/RNA-binding protein → MRENDMLEKEEIFSKVLRAGRRTYFFDVRATKADDYYITITESKKFTEEDGSFHFKKHKIYLYKEDFGAFAEILEEMTSYVLNHKGEEVISERHQKDFKKEYGSDKPEGQRSSFTDIDFDDI, encoded by the coding sequence ATGAGAGAAAATGACATGTTAGAAAAAGAAGAGATTTTTTCTAAAGTATTACGAGCAGGAAGAAGAACTTATTTCTTTGATGTGAGAGCTACTAAAGCAGACGATTATTATATCACTATTACAGAAAGTAAAAAATTTACCGAAGAAGACGGTTCTTTTCATTTTAAAAAACACAAAATTTACTTGTACAAGGAAGATTTTGGTGCTTTTGCCGAAATACTTGAAGAAATGACTTCATATGTCTTGAACCACAAAGGCGAAGAAGTAATCTCTGAAAGACATCAAAAAGATTTTAAAAAAGAATATGGTTCTGATAAACCCGAAGGTCAAAGATCTAGCTTTACAGATATCGATTTTGACGATATTTAG
- a CDS encoding RBBP9/YdeN family alpha/beta hydrolase, translating to METNLLILPGLGNSGDKHWQTFWHKKFENSIRLVQDNWDEPVREEWLERLNEEIEKLDKPTILVAHSLAVSLVQHWAASNSNKNIVGALLVAPADVDSPQHTPESVRNFSPMPISKLPFPSILVASENDPYASFERKQYFAEKWGSDFVNVGQKGHINSDSDLQYWEEGQLILQKLIEKVS from the coding sequence ATGGAAACAAACTTATTAATATTACCCGGATTGGGAAATTCAGGCGATAAACACTGGCAAACCTTTTGGCATAAAAAATTTGAAAATTCAATTCGTCTCGTTCAGGACAATTGGGACGAACCTGTTCGCGAAGAATGGCTTGAACGATTAAATGAAGAAATTGAAAAACTGGATAAACCTACAATTTTAGTAGCGCATAGTCTGGCAGTTTCTTTGGTGCAGCATTGGGCGGCATCAAACAGTAACAAAAATATTGTTGGCGCATTACTGGTAGCTCCAGCCGATGTAGATTCACCTCAACATACGCCGGAATCTGTCAGGAATTTTTCGCCAATGCCAATTTCAAAACTACCATTTCCATCCATTCTGGTGGCAAGCGAAAACGATCCTTATGCTTCTTTCGAAAGAAAACAATATTTTGCAGAAAAATGGGGAAGCGATTTTGTAAATGTAGGACAAAAAGGTCACATCAATTCAGACTCTGATTTACAATATTGGGAAGAAGGACAATTGATTCTACAGAAGTTAATTGAGAAAGTTTCTTAG
- a CDS encoding thioredoxin family protein, with translation MAQTSSNIIPLGTLAPAFKLKDTNSNNIYSFDDLKGSKGTLVIFICNHCPFVHHALTEIIMIANDYRVQGIGVIAISSNDVLKYPQDSPEMMTEFAFQNKIDFPYLFDENQETAKAYNAACTPDFYLFDNQDKLFYHGQLDDSRPNNGIPLSGSDLRSAIDALIYNRSLNEIQKPSIGCGIKWK, from the coding sequence ATGGCACAAACTTCTTCAAATATAATTCCGCTTGGAACACTTGCTCCAGCCTTCAAATTAAAAGATACGAATTCTAATAATATTTACTCGTTTGATGATTTGAAAGGATCCAAAGGAACTCTTGTCATTTTTATATGCAATCATTGTCCGTTTGTGCATCATGCATTAACAGAAATTATTATGATTGCAAATGATTATCGTGTACAAGGAATTGGAGTTATTGCAATTTCAAGCAACGATGTTCTCAAATATCCGCAGGATTCTCCTGAAATGATGACTGAATTTGCTTTTCAAAACAAAATAGATTTCCCTTATTTATTTGATGAAAATCAGGAAACAGCAAAAGCATATAATGCCGCATGCACGCCAGATTTCTATTTGTTTGACAATCAGGATAAACTATTTTATCACGGACAGCTCGACGATTCGAGACCAAATAATGGAATTCCGTTAAGCGGAAGTGATTTGCGAAGCGCTATTGATGCCCTTATTTATAACAGAAGTTTGAATGAAATTCAAAAACCAAGTATAGGCTGCGGCATTAAATGGAAATAA
- a CDS encoding c-type cytochrome has translation MKAKILTLTAVTLLLISCGTKKSTLSAPATPAVIETVKATELTPELAEGKNLYENSCVKCHKLYEPKKFSQEEWKPILTRMQKKAHLDDTQMASISNYITSQL, from the coding sequence ATGAAAGCAAAAATTCTAACCCTGACCGCTGTAACTTTACTTTTAATTTCATGCGGAACTAAAAAATCAACCCTGTCTGCTCCGGCAACGCCAGCAGTTATAGAAACCGTTAAAGCTACAGAATTAACACCAGAATTGGCAGAAGGTAAAAACTTATATGAAAATAGCTGTGTAAAATGCCACAAACTATACGAGCCAAAGAAATTTAGTCAGGAAGAGTGGAAACCAATTTTAACAAGGATGCAGAAGAAAGCACATTTAGACGATACTCAAATGGCTTCGATATCAAATTATATTACTTCGCAATTATAA
- a CDS encoding GreA/GreB family elongation factor, with translation MKPTPTFCKTDYHFLRELILKSKNSTNTKEANQLSQELDRAIISKESELDHSIIRINSYVTIEDVKVKKQMKIQIVLPSASDVKLGKISILAPLSVAIIGFKQNDEVDWELPAGIKTLKIIAVDNTAVTHL, from the coding sequence ATGAAACCAACACCAACATTCTGCAAAACAGATTATCATTTTTTAAGAGAATTGATATTAAAAAGCAAAAATTCTACAAATACTAAAGAAGCCAATCAGCTTTCGCAAGAATTAGATCGCGCCATTATAAGTAAAGAAAGCGAATTAGACCATTCGATTATCCGAATCAATTCGTATGTTACGATTGAAGATGTAAAGGTTAAAAAACAAATGAAAATTCAAATTGTTTTACCTTCGGCATCAGATGTAAAATTGGGTAAAATTTCAATTTTGGCACCTTTGAGCGTTGCAATTATTGGCTTTAAACAAAATGATGAAGTTGATTGGGAATTACCTGCGGGAATAAAAACTTTAAAAATAATTGCTGTAGATAACACTGCTGTTACCCATCTATAA
- a CDS encoding alpha/beta hydrolase, protein MKKIILLLILFFIGISSFAQKTEYETKTNIQYYNAATNKSDSYINERCVLDIYYPKNSKGFATIIWFHGGGLTGGSKEIPEALKNKGFAIIGVNYRLSPKAKAEKAIEDAAAAVAWAFNNIGNYGGDTSQIFVSGHSAGGYLSLMIGLDKKWLQKEGIDANKIAGLIPFSGQCITHFEIRREKGIPDKQPTIDAFAPLFYVRADAPPLLLITGDRELEMLGRYEENAYMARMMKLVGHKETKLFELGGYGHGMTEPGFPLLVNEVNRIVKEKQTKK, encoded by the coding sequence ATGAAAAAAATAATTCTCTTACTTATTTTATTCTTTATTGGAATTTCATCTTTTGCCCAAAAAACAGAATATGAAACTAAAACCAATATTCAATATTATAATGCAGCAACCAATAAATCTGACAGTTATATAAACGAAAGATGTGTTCTTGATATTTATTATCCAAAAAACTCAAAAGGTTTTGCAACAATAATTTGGTTTCATGGCGGCGGATTAACCGGCGGAAGCAAAGAAATTCCCGAAGCTTTAAAAAACAAAGGATTTGCTATTATTGGCGTTAATTACAGATTATCTCCAAAAGCAAAAGCCGAAAAAGCTATCGAAGATGCGGCTGCAGCAGTTGCTTGGGCTTTTAATAATATTGGTAATTACGGCGGCGATACTTCACAAATTTTTGTTTCAGGACATTCTGCCGGCGGATATCTGTCTCTAATGATTGGCTTAGACAAAAAATGGCTTCAAAAAGAAGGAATCGATGCCAATAAAATTGCCGGACTTATTCCGTTTAGCGGTCAGTGTATTACTCATTTTGAAATTAGACGAGAAAAGGGAATTCCGGACAAACAACCTACAATTGATGCTTTTGCACCGCTTTTTTATGTTCGTGCCGATGCTCCGCCACTTTTATTGATTACAGGAGATCGTGAATTGGAAATGTTAGGACGATATGAAGAAAACGCATACATGGCACGCATGATGAAATTAGTAGGACATAAAGAAACTAAACTTTTCGAATTAGGCGGATATGGTCACGGAATGACAGAACCGGGCTTTCCGTTGCTTGTAAACGAAGTAAATCGAATTGTAAAGGAGAAACAAACTAAAAAATAA
- a CDS encoding alpha/beta fold hydrolase: MENVLTNNSPSLRELNCDISVQCTDKYIETDPNVKLYVRDYGKGKPVILIHGWPLSNEMWEYQIDFLVENGYRVIAYDRRGFGKSSQPWEGYDYDTLTDDLKEIIEQLNLEDATLVGFSMGGGEVVRYFSKYGGKGVTKAALISSVVPFLLKTNDNPDGHPKEKSDNTANAIKEDRIGFVDNFGKTFFGINIINKPLSTPLMEYYRMLCSFASPRATLKCAESFSYTDFRDELDFMKVPTLIIHGDDDKIVPIDLTSKKTAAAIRDNTYIVYEGAPHGLFYTHKDKLNSDLLNFLNS; encoded by the coding sequence ATGGAAAATGTTTTAACCAATAACAGCCCATCTCTTAGAGAATTAAATTGTGACATCTCAGTTCAGTGTACTGATAAATATATAGAAACAGATCCAAATGTAAAATTATATGTAAGAGATTATGGCAAGGGAAAACCTGTAATTTTAATTCATGGCTGGCCTCTTTCTAACGAAATGTGGGAATATCAAATTGACTTTCTAGTAGAAAATGGATATAGAGTTATTGCATATGATCGCCGCGGATTTGGTAAATCTTCTCAACCGTGGGAAGGTTATGATTATGATACTTTGACAGATGACTTAAAAGAGATCATTGAGCAGTTAAATTTAGAAGATGCAACTCTTGTTGGTTTTTCTATGGGCGGTGGCGAAGTAGTACGTTATTTTAGCAAATATGGAGGGAAAGGCGTTACCAAGGCAGCGTTAATTTCTTCTGTTGTTCCTTTTTTATTAAAAACAAATGATAATCCTGACGGACATCCAAAAGAAAAAAGCGATAATACCGCAAATGCGATTAAAGAAGACAGAATAGGTTTTGTAGATAATTTTGGAAAAACTTTTTTTGGAATCAATATTATCAATAAACCGTTAAGCACTCCATTAATGGAATACTACAGAATGCTGTGTTCTTTTGCTTCGCCAAGAGCGACTTTAAAATGTGCTGAGTCTTTTTCATATACTGATTTTAGAGATGAATTGGACTTTATGAAGGTTCCAACATTAATTATTCATGGTGATGATGATAAAATTGTTCCAATTGATCTGACTTCGAAAAAAACAGCAGCAGCCATTCGTGACAATACTTATATCGTTTATGAAGGTGCGCCACACGGATTGTTCTATACGCACAAAGACAAATTAAATTCAGATTTATTGAATTTCTTAAATTCTTAA